In Cryptomeria japonica chromosome 10, Sugi_1.0, whole genome shotgun sequence, a genomic segment contains:
- the LOC131076219 gene encoding beta-xylosidase/alpha-L-arabinofuranosidase 1: MGFQRTLDGGLIVVLLVLGLLQGICGQPMYPCDNRVIPNAAVVYPFCNKALPINVRVNDLIRRLNLKEKVQMLVDKAGAVPRLGIPSYEWWSEALHGVSNFGPGTHFANPIPAATSFPQVILTAATFDTELWEEMGKAVSTEARAMYNAGLGGLTYWSPNVNIFRDPRWGRGQETPGEDPLLTSNFAVHYVRGLQSTDGGDPNRLKVAACCKHFTAYDLDNWNQIDRFHFDARVTQQDLDDTFNPPFKACVTDGHVASVMCSYNKVNGVPTCADPVLLNGNIRGKWGLNGYISSDCDSADVIYNTQHFTTTPERTVADVMGAGLDLNCGRFLGDHTEAAVKIGKLQESVVDRALFNSFSVQMRLGLFDGDPAFQPYGNLGPKDVCTPEHHRLSVRAAREGIVLLKNINRALPFSPTRIRSLAVIGPNAAAKDAMIGNYAGIPCRYTTPVKGLGIYTKTVHKPGCQNVACPRNPYLVRDAAQAASQADATVIVVGADLSIEAEMVDRTSLLLPGYQEQMVIETAKASRGPVILVVMSGGPMDISFAKHYDKITSILWVGYPGQAGGKALADVIFGKHNPGGRLPVTWYPQDFVARVPMTDMNMRPNPATGYPGRTYRFYTGSKLYRFGDGLSYTTYSHSLVQAPKLVSLALQTPNNSCAGIEKNMCNSVRVEHANCQGLLFDVHVDVDNQGSIDGRHAVLLFFSPPAGVHKGAPQRQLMAFRKVNVGAGGRERVHFSVDVCKDLSVVDEMGVRKLALGSHLLHVGDVKHTFDIQLGD; encoded by the exons ATGGGATTCCAGCGAACTTTAGATGGAGGTCTTATAGTAGTGTTACTGGTGTTAGGCCTGTTGCAGGGGATTTGTGGTCAGCCCATGTATCCTTGTGACAATAGGGTCATCCCTAATGCAGCCGTTGTATACCCATTTTGTAACAAAGCCTTGCCCATCAATGTGAGAGTGAATGACCTCATTAGAAGGCTGAATTTGAAGGAGAAAGTTCAGATGCTTGTGGACAAAGCAGGGGCAGTTCCCAGACTTGGGATCCCAAGCTATGAATGGTGGTCTGAGGCCTTACATGGAGTCTCTAATTTTGGCCCTGGTACCCACTTTGCAAATCCTATCCCTGCTGCCACAAGCTTCCCTCAAGTCATTCTGACTGCAGCTACATTTGATACTGAATTGTGGGAAGAGATGGGAAAG GCTGTATCAACAGAAGCTCGTGCAATGTACAATGCAGGATTGGGAGGATTAACATATTGGAGTCCTAATGTCAATATATTTAGGGACCCCAGATGGGGTAGAGGACAAGAAACTCCAGGAGAGGATCCTCTGCTTACTAGCAATTTTGCAGTACACTATGTCAGAGGATTACAGTCAACAGATGGAGGGGACCCTAATAGATTGAAAGTTGCTGCTTGCTGCAAGCATTTTACTGCTTATGATTTGGATAACTGGAATCAAATTGATCGATTTCACTTTGATGCCAGG GTTACACAACAGGACTTGGATGACACTTTTAATCCACCTTTTAAGGCTTGTGTGACTGATGGACATGTTGCCAGTGTTATGTGCTCTTACAATAAAGTCAATGGAGTCCCAACCTGTGCAGATCCAGTACTGCTCAATGGAAATATCAGGGGAAAATGGGGATTGAACGG ATATATATCTTCAGATTGTGATTCAGCAGATGTTATATACAACACACAGCACTTTACAACAACACCTGAGAGAACAGTAGCGGATGTTATGGGAGCTG GATTGGATCTCAATTGTGGAAGATTCCTTGGAGATCATACTGAAGCAGCAGTAAAAATTGGCAAACTACAGGAGTCTGTAGTAGACAGGGCGTTGTTCAACTCTTTCTCTGTTCAAATGCGCCTAGGATTATTTGATGGCGATCCCGCATTCCAGCCATATGGTAACCTTGGTCCTAAGGATGTCTGCACTCCCGAACATCACAGACTGTCTGTGAGGGCAGCCAGGGAAGGAATAGTACTGTTAAAAAACATCAACAGAGCATTGCCATTTTCACCAACCAGGATCAGATCCTTGGCTGTTATTGGACCCAATGCAGCTGCAAAAGATGCTATGATTGGTAACTATGCAG GTATTCCCTGCAGATACACAACACCTGTAAAAGGCCTTGGTATATACACAAAAACTGTGCATAAACCTGGCTGCCAAAATGTTGCCTGCCCTCGGAATCCTTACCTAGTGAGGGATGCAGCACAGGCAGCATCTCAAGCAGATGCCACAGTGATAGTTGTAGGTGCAGACCTATCAATAGAAGCAGAAATGGTTGACAGGACAAGCTTATTATTGCCTGGTTATCAAGAACAGATGGTGATTGAAACAGCCAAAGCATCTAGAGGACCAGTGATACTTGTAGTGATGTCAGGGGGGCCAATGGATATTTCCTTTGCCAAACATTATGACAAGATAACAAGCATTCTATGGGTGGGATACCCAGGCCAGGCTGGGGGAAAGGCATTGGCTGATGTTATATTTGGCAAGCACAACCCAG GTGGAAGACTGCCAGTAAcatggtacccacaagattttgtTGCAAGGGTACCCATGACAGACATGAACATGAGGCCTAATCCTGCAACTGGGTATCCAGGCAGAACTTACAGATTCTACACTGGAAGTAAATTGTACAGGTTCGGTGATGGATTGAGTTATACAACCTACTCTCATTCTCTTGTGCAGGCACCTAAGCTTGTTTCATTAGCCCTGCAAACTCCAAATAACAGTTGTGCAGGAATTGAAAAGAATATGTGCAATTCAGTCCGTGTTGAGCATGCTAATTGTCAGGGACTGTTGTTTGATGTGCATGTGGATGTAGACAACCAGGGGAGTATTGATGGAAGGCATGCTGTGCTGTTGTTCTTTAGTCCTCCTGCTGGGGTTCACAAGGGGGCCCCACAGAGGCAGCTGATGGCATTCAGGAAGGTTAATGTTGGGGCAGGAGGCAGAGAAAGAGTGCATTTCTCAGTAGATGTGTGTAAAGATTTGAGTGTTGTGGATGAGATGGGTGTCAGGAAATTGGCATTGGGTTCTCATCTCCTTCATGTAGGGGATGTCAAGCATACCTTTGACATTCAACTTGGAGATTAG